The Catharus ustulatus isolate bCatUst1 chromosome 26, bCatUst1.pri.v2, whole genome shotgun sequence genome has a window encoding:
- the LOC117007485 gene encoding interferon alpha-inducible protein 27-like protein 2B, which produces MNTKYFAFSFRIGESKIVLASLDAKMSKRKPTLDLEPNKETITNEEFVEEPKKEKTSDEEPRDETNPSEKPKDDPGDSPENEKSPGNRAIKTVIGATVGAGVALVGIPACIGALGFTGAGIAAGSIAAKMMSAAAIANGGGVAAGSTVAVLQSVGAAGFPLATKTGLTSVASPPPEERPKADFIVDMFGVCFRVGKSAEMPKRKPTPGDEPKKETTSDEESGDETTPGASPKDDPGSSPKGKKKKVIGAVIGATVGAGVALVGIPLFISALGFTGAGIAAGSIAAKMMSAAAIANGGGVAAGSTVAVLQSVGAAGFSLGTKIGLTSALSTVGGASGFLLSKKARRDKAKKKDKNPSDKPKKK; this is translated from the exons ATGAATACCAAGTATTTTGCCTTCAGTTTTCGAATTG GAGAGTCCAAGATAGTCTTGGCATCACTTGATGCCAAGATGTCCAAGAGGAAGCCAACTCTGGATTTGGAACCCAATAAGGAGACAATTACAAATGAGGAATTTGTGGAAGAGCCCAAGAAGGAGAAAACGTCAGATGAGGAACCCAGGGATGAGACAAATCCTAGTGAAAAACCCAAGGATGATCCTGGTGACAGTCCTGAGAATGAGAAAAGTCCAG ggAACAGAGCCATTAAAACTGTCATTGGAGCCACAGTGGGAGCAG GAGTGGCACTGGTTGGCATCCCAGCGTGCATAGGCGCACTGGGGTTCACAGGAGCCGGCATCGCCGCTGGCTCCATCGCTGCCAAGATGATGTCAGCAGCTGCCATTGCCAACGGGGGAGGAGTGGCTGCCGGCAGCACCGTGGCCGTGCTGCAGTCGGTCG gagctgcaggtttcCCTCTTGCTACCAAAACAGGGCTGACATCTGTAGCCTCTCCTCCACCAGAAGAGCGTCCCAAGGCAGATTTCATTGTGGATATGTTCGGTGTTTGTTTCCGTGTTG GAAAGTCTGCCGAGATGCCCAAGAGGAAGCCAACTCCTGGTGATGAGCCCAAGAAGGAGACAACTTCAGATGAGGAATCCGGGGATGAGACAACTCCTGGTGCCAGTCCCAAGGATGATCCTGGTAGCAGTCCCAAGG ggaagaaaaagaaagtcatTGGAGCTGTCATTGGAGCCACAGTGGGAGCAG GAGTGGCACTGGTTGGCATCCCGTTGTTCATCAGCGCACTGGGGTTCACAGGAGCCGGCATCGCCGCTGGCTCCATCGCTGCCAAGATGATGTCAGCAGCTGCCATTGCCAACGGGGGAGGAGTGGCTGCCGGCAGCACCGTGGCCGTGCTGCAGTCGGTCG gagctgcaggtttcTCTCTTGGTACCAAAATTGGGCTGACATCTGCACTGAGCACAGTTGGTGGAGCAAGCGGTTTTTTGCTGTCCAAGAAAGCTCGAAGagacaaagctaaaaaaaaggacaaaaatccaAGTGACAAACCCAAGAAAAAGTAA